taggacacttcaatggctttatctccctcatacatcatcggatacacttgaaatataatataattcATCAtggattaataattaaaatgttaacaaaAAGTCAGTGCGTGAGCTAAAATGATCTCATCAACTAACAGCCAAGTGACTGCAGCTTCCTTCGGGAAGGTTGGATTTTACCCACATTTTGAATGCTCTCCGCTGGAGAAGAACCCTGCATGACTCAAGATGGTATGAAAGGTTGCTCAATGTGCAGTCTGTTTTTTCTTACTCGCTATAACAATTTTATTGGTCTGTCTTTAACATAGAATGCCAGATTTTAAACAAACTTACCGTTAATGGTCCATGTTGGGTGCCTTacaatattatttcattatatGCTTGGATCAAAAAACCACAAACCCCAGGCCATAGGAAGACTGATGTTTCAATGTTTTAGGTCCTTTAAGAAGTCTCATAACTTCAAAATACTGCCTCATTAcacaaaatacaggtccttcacaCTGTTCTCTTCAAATCGTACACATACTTTTAAGTCTTTCACTCACCTTTCACCTTTCATCATGAAGCCTACTGATAACTTTTGCCAGGAGCCAATTTTTATACAATgtgtaaaattcaaataaaagtgtatttatttacataacactaattcacaacatatgtacTGTCAGGTTACTTTATTCCAATTATAAACATTGAAGTCAAAAATTCCACTTCATCATACATACATTACATCCCACAATGaggtcaagttcagtttattattgtaCTTCTTTACATGTTTTCTATGTAAAGGAAACAGCAGCTTGCATCGAATCATTGACTTGCAGTGTTCACTCTtcttggatgagcatgtagcaaatGGATGGTTGATGGCAGTGTCCTTGAGTTGGCAGtcatccctcatactgagcaagcaTGTAGTGGCAGTGGacaggataaactcctctttagcatgaaaaaaaacatctagtgCAACCAGTACCAGCCTCCCTGAGAGGCCATCTGAcatgactgactgggggtttgagaagacagtacacacaaaagaacacagaagcactgatccaggagtaccttCAACAGAGCCAAAAATTACACAGGTTAAAAAGGTGTTAACAGCAATTACAATATTTTAGGGTTTGTCATTTCTTTTATAATATAGAACATTTCACATGCCATTGTCAACACAACCAGCAAGGCACCACAGGGAGTTGAACCCCGTCCCAAAATTGAGAGTACCACTACCAGTGCCTTTTGCTTTTTTGGGTAACATGACAAGGTAAAGCAAAACCTCCATCAAGAACAGcatatttaatgttacatttccaattacattaaaaacatttttataacccAGCACAATTATTAATAAAGCATGTCGGATTCATAACATGCTCAACTTTTGTCAATTTGTTTGGCAATAAATGCTGTCTTAATGGAGGAAACGAAAccttaataaattacaaacagTTTATATATTGCATACAAAATGTCAATCTCTAtcgaaaatgtatttttacatttaaaactatCCAtccaaatacattaaaaaactgTTCACTATTATCTACTGATACTACAGTTAAAAATTGAAACTATGGCCTCATGATCACTAATATATGTCGGCACAACAATTGCCTCTACATCATACACCGAAGATTTCACATAAACATGATCAATTAAAGTGCCACTCTCCGTTGTTGGCTCTCTTTCACTTCCTGAACATAGCCTCTCTCTGTCACAAATTTGGAGACATTAGATGATTTcaaaaaatcatcatttaaatcTCCAATCACTGCAGCTGTGTCACTTAGTGGCTCAAGCCAATAAAGTAACTTGCCCAAGTTCTTCTTAAACAGTGACAAAGGATACGACGGTGGGCGATAAACAACAGCCACAACAATACTGAAGCTCTGAAAGTGATAAACCAGACACTCCAAATTAACATCTGGTACACTCAGAACTTCATATGCCACACCATCAGTGCAATACATGCCAACTCCACCGTGCTGTTGCCCCTGCAATTCCACTAATGCTGGAATATTGCAGTTATACGATAAACTTCGTGGACAGTTCTTAAAACTGTAGCCAGCAATCTTTACCGTATCAGCTGCAAAAGCTGCAGGCAGCCATGTTTCTCTCACAGCAATGCAACTAGGCTGAACCTGCTTTATACAAGAGGCCAAATCAGCCACATGTCCAGGCAAACTTTGCACATTCAGCAAAAATAtactaaaatctttaaaatttaAACTACCCAACACATTTTCCATCATTAAAGGTGACATGGCCTTAAGGGCAACCTTTATGTCCTCCTTACAATAAATCATCTTCTCATCAAACTCCTGAATCACAAGCCCTGACAGGTTTCTAACACGACTCAATGCTACATAAGCTTGTCCCGCTGAAAAGATCTTATCTCAGCTTGAATTTCTACTTCAGTTGCCCAGCTACCAACATATCGCATCCTTGACCGATTAATATAATCAGCAACAGAGGAAAACTCCGCTCTCAAAATATTCTTATACGAGTTAGGATTCCTCTCCAACTGCTTCACTACAGCAAGTCTAATTTTCCTATGCCATTTCTGTGTGCCACTAACCGCTTGACTTACAGCCCGAAAGAAACAATTTCCATCAGGAACAATCTTGTCCATCATGCAAGGCACTCCTAGCTCTCCAAGCAAGCAAGACACTGACTCACTCTTTTCACAATCTACATTCAATTGTTTGCACACAGTCTCTGCAACCACTTGTGAAAGAGGATTAAACATCAAACTTCTACTTCTCACACTGCTGACAAACACTACATCTGAATTGACTTGATCAACATCAGTCATCTTCATCTTTTTAAAACTGGAACACTGTGTAGCCATTTTACACTTCCTGGGTTTTTCAAGACTTGTACACTGTTCTTCCTCAACACACACAAATTCAACAGAGCTACAACCACGCTGACTTCCTGTACTAACATCACCAAGTTCAATGAAACATTCCTCATTGTCCATTTTATTCACACAGATCCCACTAAGTTCAAACAATGCAGGACCATCACTTGGTTGTCCAGCAAACGTGATaatataataaaagacctgCTCAAGACtgctaaaatacaaaacaatgctCTTCCCTTTGGCATCTACCATCCCATGTGAGTTACGAGCATGGGAGTCTACCACAGCATAACGTCCTCTCTGACTGATAAGGGCACAAGTGTTTCCTTTTACAGTCAGAAAACAAGTCTCATATTTTGGACACTTCTCTTGCAATCCTTCACGCAAAGTGGTGTTGATTCCAGCATCTATGAAATCTCCCTGGAGAACATGTAGATCTCCAGCAACAAAGTCCCCATAGTTCAGTTCAAAAGTCTGCCCATCAACATCTATGTGCTTTGGCAAGTCTGGAACTGAAAGAAGCTCACTCCCACCACTAATCATATTATTGTCCCGCAAAAATGTGTACAGCTCATCACCCAAAACTACTACCTTATCTAAAATGTCTGAATCCCATGAAAAGACAGTTGACTTTGTGTTCTGCTAGAGCAACAACACTTACAGCTGCACACTGAACACCACCATATTTAAACCGACCATCACCCTGATGGAAGGATCCACTAAGTGACCTCACATTGCTAACTGCACTGCCACCATGGCATGCATCTATAGCCTGTTTGTCAGCAATCACTGCTGCACATGTATCCTTATTAATGGATACCAGTTCCACAGAAATGGTACAAACTCCATAGCGatttgcatttaatgatttgctGATATTCATTATATGAagcatttaatcatttaaacacGTATTAAAAACCACTACAGATGTACCAACTTCTGATGCCAACCCCTGTGAATTTCGTACTCCACAGTCCACAACTACAAAGTACTCGTTATGCTGGATAATCAACATGATTGCATCCTGAAGATCAAGGATACACATTCCATCTCGCAACAAATACTCCTTCAGCACTTTACCCAATTCTGCATCCTGCCCAAAATCTAAATTACCACGAGCAAACGTACCCATCCTTATTTTCCACTTCCTACCAAAGATGCTCTGCTCCTCCACCAACTCACACAACTTGTTCTTTCTGCCTGTCTTCGCTCTTTCAGAAGCTATATATGCACCTAACTTCCGACCTTCAACCACAATTTCATCCACATCTAACGACTTCCAGGTACAAATGGgagaaatgaaatgttttataccTGCAACAACACTAGTTGCAGTTATAGTATCTACATCTAAAACAGTTACAATTATCAACAACTGTCCCAGGAACAAGAGACATAGGCACACCCTGTGAACACACGCAAGAAATGGGGTTAACAGCTTGACCTCGGGGTAACGTTTGGGTGCGCTGTCCATCGTCTCTCTCCTCCGGCACAGGACCCTCGGTCGCCTCCCCAGGACAGGTAGAACGCGGCACATCACAGACTAACACTTGGTCTTGTGTTGCCTCGGCCTACAGtagaataaaatacacaaaattacTACATCTGAAGTCAGTCTTCAAAATACTAAGCTCATTTATGCCACTTCAACTTTTTTcagtaataataattttgccatgttcaattacagctacaactttaagtatacaggtccttctcaaaatattagcatattgtaataaagttcattattttccataatgtaatgatgaaaatgtaacattcatatattttagattcattgcacactaactgaaatatttcaggtcttttattgtcttaatacggatgattttggcatacagctcatgaaaacccaaaattcctatctcacaaaattagcatatttcatccgaccaataaaagaaaagtgtttttaatacaaaaaacgtcaaccttcaaataatcatgtacagttatgcactcaatacttggtcgggaatcttttggcagaaattactgcttcaatgcggcgtggcatggaggcaatcagcctgtggcactgctgaggtcctatggaggcccaggatgcttcgatagcggcctttagctcatccagagtgttgggtcttgagtctctcaacgttctcttcacaatatcccacagattctctatggggttcaggtcaggagagttggcaggccaattgagcacagtgataccatggtcagtaaaccatttaccagtggttttggcactgtgagcaggtgccaggtcgtgctgaaaaatgaaatcttcatctccataaagcttttcagcagatagaagcatgaagtgctccaaaatctcctgatagctagctgcattgaccctgcccttgataaaacacagtggaccaacaccagcagctgacacggcaccccagaccatcactgactgtgggtacttgacactggacttctggcattttggcatttccttctccccagtcttcctccagactctggcaccttgatttccgaatgacatgcagaatttgctttcatctgaaaaaagtactttggaccactgagcaacagtccagtgctgcttctctgtagcccaggtcaggcgcttctgccgctgtttctggttcaaaagtggcttgacctggggaatgcggcacctgtagcccatttcctgcacacgcctgtgcacggtggctctggatgtttctactccagactcagtccactgcttccgcaggtcccccaaggtctggaatcggcccttctccacaatcttcctcagggtccggtcacctcttctcgttgtgcagcgttttctgccacactttttccttcccacagacttcccactgaggtgccttgatacagcactctgggaacagcctattcgttcagaaatttctttctgtgtcttaccctcttgcttcagggtgtcaatagtggccttctggacaacagtcaggtcggcagtcttacccatgattggggttttgagtgatgaaccaggctgggagttttaaaggcctcaggaatcttttgcaggtgtttagagttaactcgttgattcagatgattaggttcatagctcgtttagagacccttttaatgatatgctaattttgtgagataggaattttgggttttcatgagctgtatgccaaaatcatccgtattaagacaataaaagacctgaaatatttcagttagtgtgcaatgaatctaaaatatatgaatgttaaattttcatcattacattatggaaaataattaactttatcacaatatgctaatattttgagaaggacctgtatgtttaacATAAATGCCACTTACATTCTTCTTAGGAGTGACAGGCTCCACACCAGCAGCAGGGGAAGTTACGCGTGGTGTGGGTGAaacctaaaagaaaaataaagacaaaaatccAGATAAATACAATAcagtcatctttaatcaactccTTAACTGATGGACTGATTTTGCTCATACACACCTGCTGTCTTGCATGCCTAGTCTTCAAGACAGCTGGTTTCTTTTGATGTCCCACAGGCTTTGTCTGTAACTGTAACAAAACCAACATTTCAGCTCTCTGCTAGTAGTTATAGAAGAAAACAGTGACTGTGTAAGTTATTGGTAGTTACAGTCTCCTGCAAATTACCTCGTCGCCTGTGTGAACATCGCCAAGAGCCGATGGAGAAACGTTTTCCATGGCAGCCAACATAACGGGTGAGAACCGGACAGGATTTAGTGGGATGTAGCACTCCTTCAAGGCCACTGGGGTGCCATCcccctgtttaaaaataatttgaataataaatataacatcTACATTCCCAGTATTTCCTAATAAGAAGTTGCAGCCTTACTAACCTCACGATGAACCACTCTTTTCAGAGGTGGACTCAGATTCCCCCGAATGGTTCCTCTGTAATAGCAGAACATATCACATTTGGAAGTTTACTgacaaagttaaataaaatgacatttcATGCAGTTTAAATGACAGGTTAAGACTCTTACCTTCCTGCCAAATTTCACCAGCGTCCACTCGGAAGGGGGTGGAGGTGGAGCTCGTTCCACACCCTTCACAACAACACGGGGCACAAATCTCGGCTTGTAAGGACGAGACACCTGGCTCTGAACCAGTGGctttggttctggtgtctccaGGAACTGATAGGCAGCAATCCACATCAGTTCCGCGAGAAGTGGCATCCCGTCTTCATCGCTGAGGTGGATCTGCAcacatgagaaaaaacacagcaaagaaTAGAGAGATTAAAAACTATTACATATAAAATTCCAAAAACTGTTACCTTATTTGCTACTTACACCATCACGGCTCCACATGTGAGGATGGGTCCGAGGGAAATAGTCGTCGATGGGGTGATAAGTCACGCCTGATAATCcagaagaaaatacaaatatttctaCATTTATATGATTATGATATACATGAAAAACAATATAGTGCTGTTTAGAAGCTTTGATTGTTCTACCTACCCAGGCGGTTCGAACAACGATGAAATTCCTGCTGAAAGGCTCTCATCTTGTCCTCGGACTCCGTCAAACGCGGAACCATAGCGGTACAAAAAACctaaagaaaacacaataaGTTATTTACAAACACTATATGTACTATATCAACCATTTAAACAGAAGAAGCATGACAACTCACCTTAGGCCAGCGACTGAAAACAGCCAAAAGGTACCGCTCAAAAGCTTGTCCCGCCTGTTCAGGTGTTTTGCTGGCCATAAGGTTGTTGGATGGAGCCATGACGCAAACAGCGTCAGGCTCACGAGGAACTACAGCGTGCAGAACCTCGCGGTGCAGGTCATCTGCGCACGCCCCTGGAGTCGACATGACCCCAAAAGCAATGCGGTTACCTGGCATTGGAACAATGCCGTCTGCGATAGACCGCAAATGGGAGGCCCCGATGAGAAGGATGaactgtaaaacacaaaagtaaaataaacaaacatttatgggaaaaacaaaacatttctacaaactatatttaaaacttttggGATTCCACTTACTTTCTCACCAGTACTCCCAGCAGGAATGACCAACTTGTGACGGTGCAGGGTGACCTCACTCATTGGCCATTCCTTGACCTTGTGGCGCCAGCCGGTACCACAACCTATGGATAAACATACAAAAGCAAGTACTTagattttttcttatttatttaacatataATATTTAAACCAGATTGGTCCACATTAACACTATATACACATAACCAATATTTTAATCACTTCATAAATAATAGTAAAACAAATACTGACGTGGAACAAAGTCGCTGGAAGGCTCTGGCATCCTGACACGCTGAGCCCAAGTTGCTTCAACCCTGCGACAAGCAGCTTCGGATCGGCGGTGGGACTTTCCTCGAGGCATCTGCAAATTAATATTAAAGGAATAAATGCTAAAGGTATTcatgattaaaaatatataactttAGTAGAATATGTTCACATTAATTTACCAAGATGTACAGTTCATCTCAACATTGTGCATTTTTTCATAAATTACTGTACAACTAAAAACTGTTTGAAAAACAtcaattttaacatttaacagcTTAACTAAAGTTGTACTAATTTTTGGAAAAGCAAATGAGTCAATAACACCATAAAATATTTGGACTTTATATTAGGTACACGTTATACAGTTGCTGTTCGAATGCATGTCAGTAAAGTCCCcacagtttaataaataaactgcaAGCAAAAAAGTCACAGTCACCCTGTGATGGACACATTTAAAGTACATTAAGTAAATGACAATTACAATACAGTTATAAGATGTACATTGTATACCGTTTAGTTTGTTGCttcacattttactttttgcaagtgaactacctgtaaacaaagtcacgcgggtgacgatcattgctcccattggacagaaatgacttgGGCaagacagagcacagacccggaaatgtaggaaaacagCTGCATGAGAcatgctgcgtgcagcacctttgttctgcatatttgttccgttattacagctgcaatattattgtgaggttgaagagcagctcattcaacacagactttgagacgttctaGTCATAAGTGTGGAACAGCGTTGGAAGAATACGTGCTGAACGCAGAAGAAGACGCTGTGCTCTGCGCGCGCACTCAAACATGGCCGGTGTTACAACAATCAGCTGCCCAGGTATGATTTCAGTATAACTTACATCTTAGCTATCGGTGGATTGTTAAGTTAAAAGAGATGTACGTTttctgtagttggttcggatagGAACCGGCTCATATTCAGACCATAGGCGAACCACAcaagagtccgtttggaagcggataCCGGTCCTTCTTGAGCTTCAAGCTCAACAAATGCACATTTAACTATTCTCTGTTTATGAAGTTCTAGCATCATTAATTAACTTTACTTGTTACtgactaatttattttaaatgatgaaCTTTCATACGCTTCAATTCGTTACGTGCAAGCAACTCTGTCATCATGTTAATTGATGAGAACAGCTCCACGTCCTCCGTGACGACTCCGAACGTCACCTTCAATGGACCCGCTCTCTGTAGTTCTACCTAACGTCTCCTACCACGAAACTAAGCTTCACAGCAAGAACAGCAAAACTCACAGCAGCCAGCTTATCTCCTCAAAACTCTGTCTGCTTCACAAACGGTTTAAGGAATACAGTGCAAAGTCCGGTATTTAACTAGCATATTTTACAATATAATTTCGAAATGAAACGAAGCCTAATTTTACTGATTTATAACAAATAAATGCACATGCTACCTTCAGAGTAATATTGCTTATTCATATGCCAAAAAAATAAGTATTAAAAATTCTTACCCCGACAGAAAAGGCTTGGTGCAGTCGACAAAAATCACTGAgggtggagagaaaaaacagcaaGATTGCTCTTTCTTCTCTGAAGGGTTGTAGGAATGAAGGGTTTAGGAAATAAAGGGTTTGGGGAATACTTTGAGCTCACCAGAAGTTTACTCAAAGCTAGTCTGTAAAAGACTAAGGATTATTCCGAGGGCAAAACGGAAAAACCCCTCAGCCAACCaatagttttcaaataaaacatcacGTGATTCCATGAAAACAATAAACTCACAGAGCCTTCATTCAAATTTGAAATGGACCAATCAGTTCGCTGCCAGTAAAGTCAAACTCTGTAACATCAAACTAAACAGGATACTTCAcaataaaagtacattttgacAGGAAGTTCATTAAAACTGCAAACTTCTAAAGAATTTCTTTTatatggtttatttattttaaaccagtcattAATACAAAAcatctttgatttattttccatattATATTCCCTTTTAATAAAATTGCATCAAAATTAATAGAtattataaaaaacaacaatttactCCAAATAATGCATTCAGTGTTACCAATTATAGCATCCTGTAATACAGTCCTTACtgtaaaaacttattttaacaCATATGTCTCCCATGATTTTTCAATATAAATTTTAACCACCTTCAGGAGTTATTTAAACTGTACATTAGAGTAATATACAAGTAATCAATTCCCCCAAGAAAATCTTTTCATCAGCATATTTCTAGCAATTTCCAGTgagtaaataaatttaaaaactgcattggTACTTAAAAACTTACACAGGACTTGGCACTTTGACTGCAGATTTAATGGGGGTTCAATTCTATTCACAAATACTTTGTTAAtcacaaagggaaaataaatattattgtagttcatctcatgcaggtttcttcaaagaccTGTTGTAAATGCAGATGGCTGTGGGAAGGAAGAATCTcctgtctgtcttacagcacatttGAAGAAgcatctgactgaagacactctgttgttttaGGACAGGCTCATGAAAATGatgatcagggttctccataatgttcttaattttatgaaaaatcaatgatctccagaggaatCCCCAGAACcaagccagccttctttattattaCCTAgtggagcttttttaagtccctggctctgatgctgctacccctgcagatgatggcagaagacatgacactctccacaacagacgtAGAGAGGATATACAGCATCTGGCTGTAAATACTTAAAGTCCAAAGTTTCCTTAAAGAATACAGTTTCCTCtctcccttcttgtagatggttgtgtctccactccagtctgatGTCCAAGTGAACACCAAGGACTTATACTCCTCCGCTAAGAGTCTATCTTATACTGAAGGCCTGAGGTGTACACACTCAaatgaatggtgagagtactgtccctgtggtgctcctgtacTGCTATCTACCAGGTTAGACACATAACctttgtctgtttgtcaggAACTGTTTGATCCAGGACATAGTAAAGGCCTCCACTTCTGTCTTCTGGACTTTCTGATAAAGTCCTTATCTACTAGCTTTATTACTTTTGTACAAAATAACACAGCTATTCCCACATGCAAAGTACACTCTAAATGAAAAACTAGTCCCACAGTATTTCATATTTATgaataatatttaaacaaactaaataaCACCTACAAATTATAGAAATTAATTGAAAAACAGAATATCTGAATTAGCTATTATTAGGTTGCTTAAATTTCTAATAACTTGTTTCATATTTAACAGTAACTTTCGGATTCACATCCAAAATCAAGCAGCAGACACAGgacattaaatgaaaatatctttatttttagcaGAAGATGGATCTTAATACACTGAAAGAAGGGGCTCAGGGATTGCAACATGGCTAAGCATTTCCAATTGAACGGCAGGCACGTAGGTACTGTGCAGGAGGcaatgccaggctcctgcggtcacTCAaggcgagggccttcaaagctgcttgcaggtttctagttaggcccgagcaggaaaactgcaagggcctattgtaatcgctcaaattcttattctttattctttttccggggacttttggcggggcaatatggggactttgccatgccccaaaactcaccaaattttacccaaaattgtcccccgcgtgaaattttcgttctttaatgtcgtcatcagtgggcgtggccaaaccacttagccacacccccaaacgtgagataggctgAACCGTAAgttgtagagatctgaaatttggcacaatgctagaactcctaaaaccaagaaaaaaagtctcttgggggtatgccctaaaatgcacaggaagtcggccattttcggtcaaaggccgatttttgcccgtttttcacttttactcacctcgaactttaacgaactcctcctaggcattttgagctatcgggttaATATTTGGTCAACGtgcagttaagggatggggaattaaaagttatcaaaatcgtgagtttttggccatgtttagggggcgtggccgggccaCGAACTTGGCGTTCAGGCTGAAAGTTACAAATTGCAATAACATtcccaaaaaaattccaaatcacaccaatgttggcatgaaggaggacattcgggttcccgacaatcctatggggtcatatgctgacatcatcaaagccacgccccctcagaacaggaagtaaattttttcacttggaaaggtgcctctctgaccctcttgaaccaatcaacttgaaagtctgtcagaaaacagataactagtgggtataacttcgtttgaagcacagtgacttttcataaaagggcgtggccgtggtggcgccgcgaagtcagacgtcacgccatggccatacgtttgcctttAATTTTCACATACATTATCTGAGCttcaccaaattcaatgtgattgaaccTTGTCTAGTCTCCAATAGAGATcagatgacatatttggtgggcgtggcctaattcgtccacagcgccccctagaaaactttaaaaaatcagccccaagccatgctttgaccgaggattgtgaaattcggtacacatatgtaacctcgcaggacctacaaaaaagtctcctggagcattggtccaaaccccacaggaagtcgcccatcttggattgaagttgccactttgaccctgttttggccgtttctaacccgcatatctgagcgaactcctcctacagcttttgacttagagacttgaaaatcactcagtatactcttaagggattggggatcaaaagttatcaaaagctttttgatacatgaaagcgtgtgggcgtggccacgcttCAAAATGTGACTTCTCGCCAAAAAACACTAAATGGActtagctcctacaaggaaagtcacagacacatgaaacctttcgggattgatctgcctctaggcctgaacaatattcacttgtcagatgctgacatcattgaagccccgccccctgagaacagaaggtgtcccgttttcctttagagaatcagtgtttgatgttcttcacctaatcaatgtgaaactgtcccaagtaacagataacatgatggtcttagacagtcgccagtactgactgctttaactggagagtgtggctatgatggcgtggcgaattctgatgtcacgccacggccatacgtttgcctctgagttgactaattaatacctaacaaaaAGCatattccgcctcctcgcctcttccccaatagctccgcgctgcgatccgctctgagcagctggaagtccggcaaaagcagtgcgcggtccgggatgttttcactcagccatgtctcggtgaagcagagaatcgctgatccgcggaggtccgtgtttttattggtgagaagaagcagctcatccatcttgttgtttagatagcggacatttgccaggtggattgaaggcagtggtgtgcgaagtcctcttttgcggag
This genomic window from Girardinichthys multiradiatus isolate DD_20200921_A chromosome 18, DD_fGirMul_XY1, whole genome shotgun sequence contains:
- the LOC124884451 gene encoding uncharacterized protein LOC124884451 isoform X1, whose product is MISGGSELLSVPDLPKHIDVDGQTFELNYGDFVAGDLHVLQGDFIDAGINTTLREGLQEKCPKYETCFLTVKGNTCALISQRGRYAVVDSHARNSHGMVDAKGKSIVLYFSSLEQVFYYIITFAGQPSDGPALFELSGICVNKMDNEECFIELGDVSTGSQRGCSSVEFVCVEEEQCTSLEKPRKCKMATQCSSFKKMKMTDVDQVNSDVVFVSSVRSRSLMFNPLSQVVAETVCKQLNVDCEKSESVSCLLGELGVPCMMDKIVPDGNCFFRAVSQAVSGTQKWHRKIRLAVVKQLERNPNSYKNILRAEFSSVADYINRSRMRYVGSWATEVEIQAEIRSFQRDKLM
- the LOC124884451 gene encoding uncharacterized protein LOC124884451 isoform X2, which gives rise to MLAAMENVSPSALGDVHTGDELQTKPVGHQKKPAVLKTRHARQQVSPTPRVTSPAAGVEPVTPKKNAEATQDQVLVCDVPRSTCPGEATEGPVPEERDDGQRTQTLPRGQAVNPISCVCSQGVPMSLVPGTVVDNCNCFRCRYYNCN
- the LOC124884006 gene encoding uncharacterized protein LOC124884006, with amino-acid sequence MPRGKSHRRSEAACRRVEATWAQRVRMPEPSSDFVPRCGTGWRHKVKEWPMSEVTLHRHKLVIPAGSTGEKFILLIGASHLRSIADGIVPMPGNRIAFGVMSTPGACADDLHREVLHAVVPREPDAVCVMAPSNNLMASKTPEQAGQAFERYLLAVFSRWPKVFCTAMVPRLTESEDKMRAFQQEFHRCSNRLGVTYHPIDDYFPRTHPHMWSRDGIHLSDEDGMPLLAELMWIAAYQFLETPEPKPLVQSQVSRPYKPRFVPRVVVKGVERAPPPPPSEWTLVKFGRKRNHSGESESTSEKSGSS